One genomic window of Anaerofustis stercorihominis DSM 17244 includes the following:
- a CDS encoding immunoglobulin-like domain-containing protein: protein MRGKLSIQNWIKIIIGIVLLVVVISGVVNVYYTNLEKLNIIGESEITVGRYSVYKDKGAKALNNNKDVSDDIKKDGIVNTDVPGVYTITYRYHNKSVVRKVKVLDKMIPELSLKGSDDITLKLGENYKEEGYGAEDDDGNSLVKNVKVNIPDLKRVGVYNITYLLTDKKGNTTKRIRKIRVIQNTDYKTGGLSICMYHYVYDKNNVPVSMNSANRGNFIEVNDLRDEMQYLKDNDYYFPTWKEVKEYTEGRLLLPKKSIVITFDDAAQSFLDNGVPILNELKIPATSFIITSHNGKKKVKDYKSKYITFQSHSHDMHRSGGTVGHGGVMTALTEEDIIKDLKTSFKICGHSEAFAYPFGDYSESCEIALRNAGVLCALTTNYGKVYPGDDPLLLNRVRMNYGQSLDDFINKIK, encoded by the coding sequence ATGAGAGGGAAATTAAGTATACAAAATTGGATTAAAATTATAATAGGTATTGTACTTTTGGTTGTTGTAATATCCGGAGTCGTAAATGTTTATTATACAAATTTAGAAAAGCTTAATATAATAGGTGAAAGTGAAATCACCGTTGGGAGATACTCTGTTTATAAGGATAAGGGAGCAAAGGCTTTAAACAACAATAAAGATGTAAGTGATGACATTAAAAAAGATGGCATAGTCAATACCGATGTCCCCGGAGTTTATACCATAACTTACAGATATCATAACAAAAGTGTTGTCAGAAAAGTAAAGGTATTGGATAAAATGATACCAGAGCTTAGTCTTAAGGGCAGTGACGATATAACATTAAAGCTGGGTGAGAACTATAAAGAAGAGGGTTACGGTGCTGAAGATGATGATGGAAATAGTTTAGTCAAAAACGTAAAAGTAAATATCCCTGATTTAAAAAGGGTAGGGGTATATAATATTACTTATTTGCTAACAGATAAAAAAGGAAATACAACGAAGCGTATAAGGAAAATCAGAGTTATTCAAAATACTGATTATAAAACCGGTGGACTTAGTATTTGTATGTATCATTATGTTTATGATAAAAATAATGTCCCCGTTAGTATGAATTCCGCAAATAGAGGAAACTTCATAGAAGTAAATGATTTAAGGGATGAAATGCAATATTTGAAAGATAATGATTATTATTTCCCGACATGGAAGGAAGTGAAGGAATATACCGAAGGCAGATTGTTACTACCAAAAAAGAGCATAGTCATAACATTTGATGATGCCGCTCAGTCGTTTCTTGATAATGGTGTTCCTATTTTAAATGAGCTTAAAATCCCTGCAACTTCATTTATTATAACTTCTCATAATGGTAAGAAAAAAGTAAAAGATTATAAAAGTAAGTATATAACATTTCAGTCACATTCACATGATATGCATAGATCAGGGGGAACAGTTGGTCACGGCGGAGTTATGACTGCACTCACTGAAGAAGATATAATCAAAGATCTAAAAACTTCTTTTAAGATATGCGGTCATAGTGAAGCTTTCGCATATCCCTTCGGAGATTACAGTGAAAGCTGTGAAATTGCTTTAAGAAATGCAGGGGTATTATGTGCACTCACGACCAATTACGGAAAAGTTTATCCCGGAGACGACCCTTTATTGTTGAATAGAGTAAGGATGAATTACGGGCAAAGTCTTGATGATTTTATAAATAAGATAAAATAA
- a CDS encoding helix-turn-helix domain-containing protein, translating to MIKINYENLGKQIKKYRKQKKYSQSDLAEKIDKSVQHISKIERGISKASLQTLVDITNALDISMDELLNMSVKKSSDNFLNKDFINIFSDCSLKERTFLMENLLFFKSQLKKIKNTDNENSIKQI from the coding sequence ATGATTAAGATTAACTACGAAAATTTAGGAAAACAAATAAAAAAATATAGGAAACAAAAGAAATATTCGCAGTCCGATTTAGCAGAGAAAATAGATAAATCGGTACAGCATATAAGTAAGATCGAAAGAGGAATAAGCAAAGCATCGCTTCAAACTCTCGTTGACATAACCAATGCTCTTGATATCAGTATGGATGAACTTTTAAACATGAGTGTTAAAAAGAGTTCGGATAATTTTCTAAATAAGGATTTTATAAATATATTTTCCGATTGTTCACTGAAAGAACGAACTTTTCTAATGGAAAATTTATTATTCTTTAAATCACAGCTGAAAAAAATAAAAAATACAGATAATGAAAATTCAATAAAGCAAATATAA
- a CDS encoding metallophosphoesterase: MRKFKICFLVAILLLFVYLYFENTSLITVDKTDIVSNKIDSSFNGYKILQLSDLHSRRFGKNNKNLIKKIDKVDPDVIVCTGDMMNSTDDEGNVFINLAGKLTKNYPVYYIDGNHEQLVQYNNVSVYDDYIASLKNLGVHVLKNKKVQVRKGSSYINMYGLNIDLIYYSTQNDLKNSNIKYSERNFSKTINKETFEKDKFNVLLTHDPLYFEVYEKSKVDLILTGHIHGGIVRIPFKGGLLSPDQDWFPRYYHGLYTLNDTNMIVSAGLGNYTVNFRFFNPFEINLITLKSE, translated from the coding sequence TTGAGAAAATTTAAAATTTGTTTTTTAGTAGCTATTTTACTGCTTTTTGTATATTTATATTTTGAAAATACCTCTTTGATTACAGTGGATAAGACAGATATAGTTTCTAACAAGATAGACAGCAGTTTCAACGGATATAAAATTTTACAGCTTTCGGATTTACATTCAAGAAGGTTTGGAAAGAATAATAAAAATTTAATCAAGAAAATCGATAAAGTAGACCCTGATGTAATAGTTTGTACAGGTGATATGATGAATTCCACAGATGATGAAGGAAATGTATTTATAAATTTAGCGGGAAAGCTTACGAAAAATTATCCGGTTTACTATATAGACGGAAACCACGAACAGCTTGTTCAGTATAATAATGTGAGTGTATATGACGATTATATAGCATCTCTTAAAAATCTTGGAGTACATGTACTTAAAAATAAAAAGGTTCAGGTCAGAAAAGGCTCCTCATATATAAATATGTATGGGCTGAACATAGATTTGATTTATTATTCTACACAAAATGATTTAAAAAATTCTAATATTAAATACAGCGAGCGAAATTTTTCTAAGACCATAAATAAAGAGACCTTTGAAAAAGATAAATTCAATGTTCTTTTAACTCACGATCCGTTGTATTTTGAAGTATATGAAAAAAGTAAAGTAGATTTGATTTTGACCGGTCATATTCATGGGGGAATAGTCAGGATCCCTTTTAAAGGCGGACTTCTTTCTCCGGATCAGGATTGGTTTCCAAGATATTATCACGGTTTATATACTTTGAATGATACAAATATGATAGTAAGTGCCGGGCTTGGAAACTACACTGTGAATTTCAGGTTTTTTAATCCTTTTGAAATAAATTTGATTACTCTTAAGAGCGAATAA
- a CDS encoding HAD-IIA family hydrolase produces the protein MKKEDLKDIKLFVLDMDGTIYLSNTLIEGSLDFISHLRKTNKGILFFTNNSSRTGETYVKKLNDMGFDVEDKDVMTSGDVTIKYLQTKYKGKKVYLAATPKVYKSFKEAGIKLVDENPDIVVMTFDTTLTYEKLDKACHYIRNGALFLATHLDINCPTIDGFMPDCGAMCELITKSTEVKPKYLGKPFEETVDMIVESTGYKREEIAFIGDRIYTDVATGVNNGAKGILVLSGETKEEDISKFDTAPDLIFDKAFDMIPYIK, from the coding sequence ATGAAAAAGGAAGATTTAAAAGATATAAAACTTTTCGTACTAGATATGGACGGGACGATTTATTTAAGCAATACTCTGATAGAAGGCTCATTGGATTTTATAAGTCACTTAAGAAAAACAAATAAAGGTATTCTGTTCTTTACAAACAATTCTTCAAGGACGGGAGAAACATATGTAAAAAAGCTTAATGATATGGGATTTGATGTAGAGGACAAAGATGTTATGACTTCGGGAGATGTAACAATCAAATATCTTCAAACAAAATATAAAGGTAAAAAAGTCTATCTTGCAGCCACTCCTAAGGTCTATAAAAGTTTTAAAGAAGCAGGGATTAAACTTGTAGATGAAAATCCGGATATCGTTGTAATGACTTTTGATACCACTCTTACATATGAAAAACTTGATAAAGCCTGTCATTATATCAGAAACGGAGCACTGTTCTTAGCAACACATTTAGACATAAACTGCCCTACCATAGACGGATTTATGCCGGACTGCGGAGCTATGTGTGAACTTATTACAAAATCTACCGAAGTAAAACCCAAATATCTGGGAAAGCCTTTTGAAGAAACAGTAGATATGATAGTGGAAAGCACAGGATACAAAAGAGAAGAAATCGCATTTATAGGAGATAGGATTTATACTGACGTTGCAACGGGAGTAAATAACGGAGCAAAAGGGATTTTAGTTTTAAGCGGGGAAACAAAAGAAGAAGACATATCAAAATTCGATACTGCTCCGGATTTAATATTTGATAAAGCATTCGATATGATACCATATATAAAATAA
- a CDS encoding DUF1905 domain-containing protein has translation MKEKTYEFNAVIKKVEGIDGAYIEFPYDVKEEFNKGRVKVHATFDDFPYDGSLVRMKTSCHIIGIRKDIRAKIGKQAGDIIHVTIKERK, from the coding sequence ATGAAAGAAAAAACATATGAATTTAATGCTGTAATAAAAAAAGTTGAAGGTATTGACGGTGCGTATATTGAATTCCCTTATGATGTTAAAGAGGAATTTAATAAAGGCAGAGTGAAAGTTCATGCTACATTTGACGATTTTCCTTATGACGGAAGTCTTGTAAGAATGAAAACTTCATGCCATATAATTGGTATAAGAAAAGATATCAGAGCAAAAATAGGTAAGCAAGCAGGAGATATTATTCATGTAACGATAAAAGAAAGAAAATAA
- a CDS encoding UDP-N-acetylmuramyl-tripeptide synthetase, with product MVEIKVLNQSDIISDVTYNSKAVKDKDVFVCKGLNFKEEYLTDAISRGCGLYISEKIYNYNIPYIIVKDVRKSFALISKLFYSDKTEKLKLIGVTGTKGKSTTSFFIKNILDLYLKSKGKMSSGIISTIDTYDGSELSESLLTTPESLEFYKLLNNAVNNELEYFVCEISSIAYKYSRVYGANFNVGVFLNIGYDHISDVEHKDFDDYFSSKIKLLENSEYIVINKDLLRYDEINEVLNNKEKDKIFTFSIDDKADYKAMNIKRKNRFTSFDLVHNGELKNYNLLMSGLYNVENAIAAIIVCEILCIDYKYIFKGILGSAVKGRGEIYKTKDGKKTLIVDYAHNELSLKRYFEFVKDEFKGKKHICIIGAPGGKALNRRKEIGTLCYKNCDEIILTSDDPFYESFDNICSEIMSFIPKYKKIRVIENRTEAIKEAVNSYKNEETIISILGKGSETSQNYNGISRDYISDSVNAKIFVEEYNKNINQI from the coding sequence GTTTTAAATCAAAGTGATATCATAAGTGATGTTACTTATAATTCAAAAGCGGTAAAAGATAAAGATGTATTTGTATGTAAAGGTCTGAACTTTAAAGAAGAGTACTTAACAGATGCCATAAGCAGAGGTTGCGGTCTTTATATAAGTGAAAAAATATATAACTATAATATACCTTATATTATAGTAAAAGACGTACGAAAATCTTTTGCACTCATATCTAAATTGTTCTACTCAGACAAAACAGAAAAGCTTAAGCTTATCGGGGTAACCGGAACAAAAGGGAAAAGTACTACTTCTTTTTTTATTAAAAATATACTTGATTTATATTTAAAAAGTAAAGGTAAAATGTCTTCGGGTATAATTTCCACTATCGATACTTATGACGGAAGTGAACTTAGTGAATCCTTACTTACCACTCCTGAGAGCCTGGAATTTTATAAGTTATTAAATAATGCTGTTAATAATGAGCTTGAATATTTTGTATGTGAAATTTCTTCAATAGCGTATAAGTACAGCAGGGTATATGGTGCAAATTTTAATGTGGGAGTATTTTTGAATATTGGATACGATCATATTTCAGATGTAGAACATAAGGATTTTGATGATTACTTTTCTTCAAAGATAAAACTTCTTGAAAATAGCGAATATATAGTGATCAACAAAGACTTATTAAGGTATGATGAAATAAACGAAGTATTAAATAATAAAGAAAAGGATAAAATTTTTACATTTTCCATTGATGATAAAGCTGATTATAAGGCGATGAATATAAAAAGAAAAAATAGATTTACTTCATTTGATTTGGTTCATAATGGTGAACTTAAAAATTATAATCTCTTGATGAGCGGTTTATATAATGTGGAGAATGCTATAGCTGCTATTATAGTTTGTGAAATATTATGTATCGATTATAAATATATTTTTAAAGGTATTTTAGGTTCTGCCGTAAAAGGCAGAGGAGAGATATATAAAACCAAAGACGGGAAGAAAACTTTGATAGTTGATTATGCTCATAATGAACTCAGCCTTAAAAGGTATTTTGAATTTGTTAAAGATGAATTTAAAGGTAAAAAGCATATCTGTATAATAGGGGCTCCGGGAGGAAAGGCTTTGAACAGAAGAAAAGAGATCGGGACTCTTTGTTATAAAAACTGTGACGAGATAATCCTTACTTCGGATGATCCCTTTTATGAAAGTTTTGATAATATATGTTCTGAAATCATGAGTTTTATTCCTAAGTATAAAAAGATCAGAGTAATAGAAAATAGGACAGAAGCCATAAAGGAAGCAGTAAATTCCTATAAAAATGAAGAAACGATAATATCTATTTTGGGGAAAGGCTCCGAGACCAGTCAGAACTATAATGGTATATCAAGAGATTATATATCCGATAGTGTAAATGCGAAAATATTTGTAGAGGAATATAATAAGAATATAAATCAAATTTAA